The Gossypium hirsutum isolate 1008001.06 chromosome D07, Gossypium_hirsutum_v2.1, whole genome shotgun sequence genome includes the window GGAGACGAGAACAAGAAGGAACTAGGCTTCTGCATCACTCTATTTAGGGCGGTAACTGTTACATTGAAGACTTTGGGAGGCTGCCAATTGGTTGGACCACAACACCAGAAATCAACAAACCATTCAATATGGACACATTCGTCCCCTTCCATATCTAAGAACCATTCATTCCTCCGAGTGATAGAGCCAACATGTACTAATGcaacaaaatttcaaagtatCTACGTCGTCATACGATGAATTGGTTATGGACAACACTAAGGACAATGCACAAGTTAGAAGATTAAATCTTTCTGCCATAAATCCAGGAATGAAGGATGAGATATCATGCAACTAGTGTAGAAAAAAGGGTTCAAGTTTATACGTGGCAAGTAAAATTCAAGAAGCTGCTAAAAATGGCCAGGTGAATTGTGTACAAACTGTTGGAtctacacaaaaaaaaagaagaaaaaagaatctAATGCATGATTGGTATTCAAATAAGAACAGGTGTGTGTGGATGCAAAGGAAAACAACTTACAAGTTATTGGATGAAACAAAGAGAACATCTCATAAACATAAGCTCCCAACGTTTTTATTAACAGCGGCAGCTAACCGTTAAACCAGAGATTAAAACTCTGATGAGGGACAATAATTTACAAGATCAGATTGCTGATACGCGGAAGTGGTGACCGGGTGTTGGAAACAGAATTTACAGATGATGCACTTGGCGATATTGCATCAAGTGATATCTTCATGCAGTATGAGTAATATTAATAGCCCTTCTTAGTCTTTCGAGAATTCCATTAGCCTTTCTCTTGGATCTCGAAGTTCCATCTTGAGCAAGCTTAGATATTGTTCCGTAGCTAATCTCTTCTTCCTTTAGTGCCTTCCACTTGGTTCGATCATTAAGACAGACGGTGTGCAGGATTGCGATGCAATTTTCCTTATTCCGTTCACAATTGCTCTCCCTGACAATACGAAGCAAGCAAGGAACTGCTCCAAGCTCCCCCATTTCCTCAATAGCCCTTTGATGGGTCGAAAGCATTGCAAGGATAGCCAATAATTCATCTACATGCACACCATCCACAATCTTTTTTAAAATGACACTTACTGCACCATCCCTCACAGCTCTTGCCTTATTCTCATGGATAATGCATAGGTTAAATATTGCAGAAGCAACATCTTTCATTGTCAACGGATGACCCTCGTCTAGAAGGTCAATGAGAGGTTTTAAGACACCAGATTTACCAATAAGAACCTTGTTAGAATCAAGTGCCGATAGAGTGAAAAGGGTCGCAGCTGCATTGCTCCTTGTTTCAATAGTTCCAGATCTCAGTGCTTCCATAAGAAGGGGAACAACCATTGGTGTTTCAGCAACAAGCTTCTTATTGCTGTCATGGATCGAAAGGTTCAAGAGTGTCGTAATCACATCTTCCTGGAGATCAGGGTGAACACCACTCTGAGAGTTGCATCTAGTGAGCGGGGTGAGCAGTTGAGTAATGGCATCAACGGATTCACCGAAAAGAGCTCGGAATGAAGGCACCTTTTTTGTCAACAAACGAAGCTCCTTTGCTGCTTCCTTCTGTTCAGGCACTGCAGCGGACAACTTGtcgagcaaagaaaagaaacggTCACACTCTGCTTCCGTGATGCCCTCCTCCCTACCACACTGTACAGGGTTCGGCAGTTCTATCCCCTGACTCTTACACCACTGCGATATCATCTCCCTGATCAGGTGATTGGGAGTGAGAATCGTGTGAGAAAGAACTTGTTGGGTTCTAGGGCAAGTCCTATTGCCCGCATTCAGCCATTTCTGGATAAAGGGTCTGTCATATGTCTGCAAATCCAAATGAAACCAAATCAAGAACCAAGCTCCACAAAGAGTCAATAAATCCATTTTTAACATAAACTAGAACAAACAATCCAAGTGGTGAACTTGAATCCTCAGTATATTATACAAGCAAATTCATGCATTCCCAGAATTCAAGTCTCTAAAACAGAAAGATCGAGCAATAACATTCGCCATATTGAAATATTGTACAGTAAATATATATTGAGAAAAAAAGGGATTGAAATCTTCAGATAGTAGTATTTCTAAATCTTCAAGTTCAGCTAATTAATCTGAATCACGCGTAAGTGGCCATGAAGTTCTTATTGTAACCGGAAATGCAGACAAgaaaaatatacaaagaatgtcaacctaaaaatcattttcatgCACCCGCATTTTCTTATCACCAAACAGTGAAACAAACTAACCACCTTCATCAAGAAAAGACCCAAAAATGAAATCTCAAAGCATCGCtttcttttcctttcaatcttGAAGAAACCAATCCAAAAGCAAAGGTCATTCATTACCTGACCAGAAGCTAAAATAACAGGATCTCTCATAAGCTGGTTAGAAAGAGGACATTTGAACTCTTCAGGACAGGGCACCGCTTCACGTAACTTAAAGGTGGCCGGCGAGGATCGTTTATTGAACATAATAAGGCCTCTCAAAGCACAAAGAGCATCTTTAGCTCGATCGATGGCATGGATGCTGTAATCATCGTCGTCGACGATAGTCCTAACCAGTCTCTGCAATTCTTTCTTCAGTTCCACTGCCTTCGCTCTCACCGTTGGATCCGAACTCAACACCCCCGTTTTCGCCATCCCACCCAATCAAAAAGGAATCAAAGACGTTAAACAAATTTATCAATGGAGAAAAGAACAGAGAATGAGGATACTCTGTTTCATTTTTCTCTATTCTGAACTGcggatattttattaaaaaggaaaaaaacaaacgACAATTTAATACTTTTCTGCTATCTTCTTCTTCCTGTTACTGCTCACCGCactccatttttatttatttacttattttgttttctattaataattgttttatctttttattttcattttaacttttttcctTAGCAATGTGGGAGGTTTCTTCGCCGCTTCAATGCGTTTCTGTCCACCTTTGCGTTTAATTGGGATTTCGCCACGTAAGACTCTGGTTTTATTTCGCGGGTTATTTTACTTCTATTTTTCCCTTCAAAATTAGTACATAAATTTCTATTTGATTGTCTCCTCAATTTTATTACGATTTTATTGAATCAACAAAAATTAAACACgtgtttttattctttaattttaatttcttaaatatatttaatggtgcttttatatatatatgtatttatgttatttttcatatttctatatttatatatttaaaaacgagaattaacaattttataatttatatgaaaaaattagtaaaaaagaATGAACGtttctataatttatataataaattagcAATAACCTATAGTTTGTGTTTACCAAGAAATTATGGACCAACTTCttagtttttataaaatatgaGCACGGAATCTCTATTCGAATAGTGACAAGTTTGAACTCAACTCAAAATTCAAGGCTCAATACTCATTCGAGCTTGAtagaatattaatttataaactcGAGCGTGATTCAAAACTTAATCGGATTACTATAGCTTGAGCTCAATCAAGTTCATTTATCAAATTTCGTACACAAAATTGAACTCGATTAAGCTCCTTGGTATTCAAGCTTGAATCCATTCCTACTTAAGCCCTTCctatataataagggtaaaaatgtaatgtTATAGTGTTAGAGATTGTATGACTCGAATCCCACTACATATTCCCGTTAAGCACAAAACGGACCATACGTCATAAGTTGAGTCCGTATAGATCCATActtcttctatttgactttgattagaacaaTGTTTTTCGACCCTTAAATAGATATACTCGAAACTTCTATTGTGTTATttctttttcaacattagtgaatttctcctcctctgcacataattttttttctgaaaagatTTCTACGTAAAATCTGtatgttcttatttttttttcctttttcttgttgCTTTGCAATCATTCTATCGTCATTATCGACGTTTATTATAACGCGTAGTATAAATTATACTAAAATCAAAAGTTTAATTAAGTTTGTAAGTCATTCGAATCAAGTATTACGTTGTCAGTTCAAAGTTACTCAAGTTCAACTCAATAaatattgaatcaaattcaattttttttaattgatctCAAATAGCTTATGACATGCGAGGATCAGTATcttatttaaaatcaaaatttgagaaatttaatATAGACACCTCtctctaatttattttttctttatttgaacTTGATTCATGGAATGTTTAGCCAtcctaattttgaaaattgttgaaCATGTAAGAATAATTACATTGTAACCAATTTGGTCTTAAAGAAAACATGGTTTTGGACATTTAAGATGAGTATAGTATAAAATATACCACGTGTGGAAccaaattaatttttagaaaaattatgtaCTCCATAATGCATGAAGGACCCACATGCTCCAACATGCATACAGCTGGCAACACGCTtgccttatatttttattaaatatatatcatttaaattttttgaatataaAGTGAAATAATtccaataataatttataatttctttttaatcatttttaaatatttttcctttttaattatgGGGCGAGTCACTTGTTTAGACCTGCTTAAAATATAAGagggtttagataaaaatataaacttcaaaaataagtttgaataaaaaataagacTTGCTTTCTAAACGAGCTAGGCCTTGGTAGGATTTTTTTTGGTTCGAGCTTGATCCAACCTGAACtttctattttgttgttattttcttGTCATTTCGTTATTATATTGCTTACTAAGTTGAAACTATATCAGTCttatttaaatacaaatatatttttaatatttttagtgcatttgatttattatattttttaaaatttattttgatataaaaaggtagtttaaaaaaatttcatataatcGATGCGGGCCaagatttaacatttttaattcgagttagacttagacaaaattttagctctatttttaaatcaaattgagttaaaatttaaaaaataaatctaaaattttatatcgATTTGACCTAAACCCGATCCTgccaataaaatttaaaacctaaaattttaatgGTTTGGTTGGAAGCGTGGCATAAGTTGACATCAGTCTAGTACAAGTAGATGAAATGAAAGGTATAACACGTGGCACACAGTGGCAAGAGATGGCGGTACATGTCAGACCAGGTAAGAAATTATGGCGAGGGGTTGAGGGAAGTATAAGCTGAACTGGAGAACACCAATAATAGGTAGACCCAACCAATTACTTATAGGACTTTGGGTCAAAGTCAAGATCCATAGTTTTCTCAACAGAAATCGCGGCTGATCTCGGGTTTAGGGTCTCCTCAAATCCCAAGGAAGGAACATCTGCATCGCTAAAAATGTATTTCTAGGATTAATAGACTAATAttctattaaatataatttatttaaatgaaaataaaataaaatggtaattaaattaGAGTTTTGCTAACATGTGTTGCTATTATAGAACTCAATACGCGTTGGTTTTAACACATTACTactattaagttaaaattatgtattaatcacgttttattatatatatgtcatCTCTAGATGTGATCATGGTGGTCGGGTCATGTTgtaacaaaatttcaaatccaTTTCATATGTTTGGGTTCAGTTCGGTCCGAAAAATAGATTTAAGATTTTGTTCAAGTCCGGTCTAGTTAGTCCACCCATATTAAatttgttttagatttttttatataaaaataaatttaaaatatataaaacattaaacacactaaaaacattaaaataaatgtttttcaataaattaaaaataaatttataaaataagcgcaacttaacaagcaaatatatctaaaatgatagcaaaattaacaataaaataagagttatacaatatctaaataataacaataaaatagtagcaatataacaATGAAATGACATTAAAATCATAGgaaaacaacatttttttttttacaaattcgggTCGAGCTTGGGTCAAAAAAGTTTACTTGAAAACGAGCcttattttttgcccaaacctatttttcaagtttatatttttacttaaacccTTTTATTTTCCGAGTGGATCGAGAAATTTAATCATCTCACTAAtacgactaaatattaatttattgaaaatttaaatagtaaacaaaaaaattaggtgGAGGAATCTTGGGGAGCAGTGAAGATGAAAGTCAAATCCCATTAAGTTTAAGGAGAAAAGACATGTGGCTTGATACAATTAACCCCCAAATCTCTCACATTTTTTGTATTTCTTCATAGTCATGTAAAGTTGAGATTCTTAATTAAATGCTGTAAAAATGGTACAAGGGAATTAGGCaatgtttattaaaataatgGAAACACAGTTGCTTGATTAACATCAAAAAAATAGTTGGAATAAATTAGATCCaaataaatgatttatttctGAATGGATCACATTTAATATAAGTTAATGATTAGGTGTTTGAATCATTAAACAGTCTtttaatatatagtttttatgGGATCATGTACTAGAGAGTATCTTTGAAATTAATGATACATCATGTGAAAGAAGAATGAAAGTAACATCATCCTCAAATAATTATCGTTTAACTTGATTGACATTAGTTTTGTTGCCGATACAAGAGAACGTAGGTTCAAATACGTTGAAGCACATCATCTTATTATTTATGAGTTAGAGAGAGTCTATGGGTAGttcaaagaatatatatattatcgttTAACGATTACATGCTTTTTAGAACGATTTTTAATTGCctattttcaaatataattattgtGCAGGTAAAGAGTATTCTCATCAAATTTTTATGTTAAGTGGAATTagacttttaaaacaaaataaacattctcaatattattaacttttttgGCATTTTACATGTCCGTTTCATAGTTCATATTTGGGGTTTATAGTTATCTCTTTCAACAAATTCTCAACGAAGTTTTTCATGTCTATAAGATTTGgatccaaaattttatttaagggACATTAAATTTTGGGTAAACTATAGTAGTAGTCATTCAATTAcaagtaaatttcttttttgatcgTCCAAGtatatgaaaaattacaaaataatcactcaactatttatttttgtcttttttgggTAGCTTTTAGGCTTTGCTTGGTTGAGGGGAAAGAAAATTGGAACGATGAAAATTTGAAGGGGTAGAAAACTAGAATGATGGAGAATATAATTTGTCTTTTCATATGTGTGCTCGATAGAAATTAGAAAAGATgaaaaaacgaaaagaaaaagtagTTTTCTTTCTCTCCATTACTTAGTAGAGTTAAAAAACAAAAGGAGAggaaataaaacatttgaaaaatgcaTAGTTTTCAACTAACATGTACGTCTCTCTTATTTTTTCTCCTTTCATCAttccaatttgaaaaaaaaagtattttttttatacatcaGGATGAAAAATAGTCGTCTTTCCTTTCACTTTTCTTCTAACTAAGCACACTcagaatttattttctttctacttTTCTACTCTTTTTTCCTatcatttcactttttcactcAACCAAGCGCACtcttaaaattgacataataacaacTTCAACCCTCGATTTTatatattgtgtcaatttagtcttaatttacTTAAATCTTTTAACTTGTAAATCCAACACGCAGGTAATAGCCGTGAAGTGGGTAAAAGGTGTCATTGTTTGGAGGTTTCAATTTGAAGTCCAAGACATGTGAGTGATGGGAATCTTTTGTTTGCCTTGAATTGAGGAGAAAGATACATAGTGTTAGCTTGTTTTATAGCTTTATTGagatggatggatggatggatggcATGAGTTTAGTGGATAAAATGAAGTTTGGAGTTTAGCTTTCTGAATGGGATGCAATAATTTCCATGTGTTCATAACCCTAAGCCCCATCAGGCAGGGACAACTATCATTGCGCCACTCATATACAAACTTGTGAAGAGAATATATAGTCCCCTATATGTGTGCGTTAGTTTTCAACTCATCTTTCCCCTAAGATTGTGGTGTTTGTTTGTGTGATGAGAGAAAAAGAATGGAGCTTTGGGAGTTCTAGTGTTTAATCGAATTGAGTAAAAGAATTGTGTTAATTGAGTtggtgatttttattttattattctaattcgatttgaaattttttcaaatcgagttaagtgaaattgttcgagctaaatttaaaaattaaacatgtcaaattaaaatcttattacaatatAGCTAATTTCATGTTatagcacataaatttgaaactgtagatatttgaatttttaaaaagaaaaaataagatacttttgtataataaacttgaatagttaattaataagtcccaacattattattttagaaaatttttaaacttttaactttatatattctttggattttctaaagtttttaaaaattataaattttggattttttataattattttgaactttttttttgtaatttttgttgagagagatcaatttgttcattttcaaaactaACAGGAtcaaaagggtatttacaccaatatgttattcgaattgtaaaattcaattcgactcaaactcgaattacttattcgagttgactcggaAAAATCAAATAGTTCGATTCGATTAActagaaattcaattttttttctaattttttcgaATCTAACTGAGTTTTGTTCATCCCTGCTGCTAGCTGCATAAatactaggggtgagcaaaactcgatttgattagaaaaaatcaatttttttcgattttcgagttaatcgaatcgagttatttgagttattcgtattattcgagttattattcgagttaactcgaataactcgatttgaattttgagtttgagtcgagttgaatttcacaattcgaataacagattagtgtaaatacccttttggtccttgtcaactttgaaaataagtaaattggtctctcacacaacaaaaattacaaaaacaattaaaataattttcaaaaattcaaaatatttataaaaaaatcaaaatttatatttttaaaaattctaaaattttttaaaaaaattgaaattttaaattttttctaaaataataatttcgaaACCTAATTAACGATTCAAACTTATCATACTCAAGTatcttttttttacatttttttctttgaattttttttcaaatatatatgattttaaatttatgtgctctaacataaaattagttatattgtaacgacatttttatttgatatatttaatttttttaatttaactcgaacaatttcacttgattcgaCTCAACTTGAATATCATTTCACTTGACTCAattcgaaaaatttttaaattgagttagaatgataaaatagaactcatgaactcgattaactcaaaattttttatccAATTCGATCGAACGCAGAACCTAACAAATAATTACACAATCACTTCATCCATGGAAATGGGTGGGTTTA containing:
- the LOC121219549 gene encoding U-box domain-containing protein 9 is translated as MAKTGVLSSDPTVRAKAVELKKELQRLVRTIVDDDDYSIHAIDRAKDALCALRGLIMFNKRSSPATFKLREAVPCPEEFKCPLSNQLMRDPVILASGQTYDRPFIQKWLNAGNRTCPRTQQVLSHTILTPNHLIREMISQWCKSQGIELPNPVQCGREEGITEAECDRFFSLLDKLSAAVPEQKEAAKELRLLTKKVPSFRALFGESVDAITQLLTPLTRCNSQSGVHPDLQEDVITTLLNLSIHDSNKKLVAETPMVVPLLMEALRSGTIETRSNAAATLFTLSALDSNKVLIGKSGVLKPLIDLLDEGHPLTMKDVASAIFNLCIIHENKARAVRDGAVSVILKKIVDGVHVDELLAILAMLSTHQRAIEEMGELGAVPCLLRIVRESNCERNKENCIAILHTVCLNDRTKWKALKEEEISYGTISKLAQDGTSRSKRKANGILERLRRAINITHTA